A region of Pirellulales bacterium DNA encodes the following proteins:
- a CDS encoding Gfo/Idh/MocA family oxidoreductase: MKFRSPALPRGFVHRHQENSRMINVGIVGIGFMGMIHYLAYKQVRGAKVSAVVSRERRKLAGDWRGIQGNFGPPGTQMDLRGVAGYLDWRQLLDDPSIDLVDICLPPDLHAEVAIAALAAGKHVLCEKPIALTLADATRMVRAAEKARRQLLIGHVLPFMPEYAFAYEAIRGGKYGKLLGGYFKRVISDPLWIKDFYDPRKVGGPVVDLHIHDAHFIRLVSGMPAAVFSTGRMRGDAVEFVDTQFLYPGKRLAVAATSGVIAQQGRSFTHAFEIYLEQATLVYDSAVLGGEAVTGTPLTLLGSDGRVRRPKLKAVDAFALELREAVRSASENRPSPLLSGALARDALALCLAETASVKTGRPVKLSKK, translated from the coding sequence ATGAAATTCCGCTCGCCGGCGCTCCCACGCGGTTTTGTCCATCGGCACCAAGAGAATTCGCGCATGATCAACGTCGGCATCGTCGGCATCGGCTTCATGGGCATGATCCACTACCTGGCGTACAAGCAAGTACGCGGGGCCAAGGTCTCGGCGGTCGTATCGCGCGAGCGGCGCAAATTGGCGGGCGACTGGCGCGGCATCCAAGGCAATTTCGGACCGCCCGGCACGCAAATGGATCTGCGCGGCGTGGCCGGCTATCTCGATTGGCGGCAACTGCTCGACGATCCATCGATCGATCTGGTCGATATTTGCCTGCCGCCTGACTTACACGCCGAAGTAGCCATCGCGGCGCTCGCGGCCGGCAAGCACGTGCTGTGCGAAAAGCCGATAGCGCTCACGCTGGCCGATGCTACGCGGATGGTGCGCGCCGCGGAAAAGGCGCGACGCCAATTGCTGATCGGCCACGTGTTGCCCTTCATGCCGGAATACGCTTTCGCCTACGAGGCGATCCGCGGCGGCAAGTACGGCAAGCTGTTGGGTGGTTACTTCAAGCGCGTGATCTCCGATCCGTTATGGATCAAGGACTTCTACGATCCGCGCAAAGTGGGCGGCCCGGTCGTCGACTTGCACATTCACGACGCGCATTTCATTCGCCTCGTGAGCGGCATGCCGGCGGCCGTGTTCAGCACCGGTCGCATGCGCGGCGATGCGGTCGAATTCGTCGATACGCAGTTTCTGTATCCTGGCAAGCGCCTGGCCGTGGCGGCCACGAGCGGCGTCATCGCCCAACAGGGGCGCAGCTTTACGCACGCGTTCGAGATCTACCTCGAGCAGGCCACGCTCGTTTACGATTCGGCGGTCCTGGGGGGCGAAGCAGTGACGGGTACGCCACTGACGTTGCTCGGCAGTGACGGTCGCGTGCGCCGGCCCAAGCTCAAGGCGGTCGACGCCTTTGCTCTCGAACTGCGCGAGGCGGTGCGCTCGGCGAGCGAAAATCGCCCGT